The DNA window ATCCAGGCTTCTGCCGGTAAAATAATCATTGGTTTCCCAGAGATTATCCAGAATGTTGTCTCTTGTGATAGCGGAATGATTATGTTGAAGAAAGTATATGATAAGTTCCTGTTCTTTTATAGTCAGACGTACATTGCCCAACGGATGCGTAAGCAGAAGCTTTTTTTTATCTAAAGAATATTGTCCGATTTTTATGATGGATTCTGTAGCAGCCGGTACTGTTCTTTTTAAGATGTTTTTGATTCTTAAAACCAGTTCTTCGGGGTCGCAGGGTTTGGCAATATAATCATCCGCTCCAATTTTCAAACCGGTTAACCTATCAATTTTCTGGTTTTTGGCCGTTAAAAATAGTAATGGAAAATTACTTTTCTCTTTTAATATCATTTTAGCCAGTGAAAATCCGTCAATATTCGGCATCATCACATCCAGAATCCCCATTTGAAAAGGGAAGTCAGTAAGAAGTAGTTGTGAAATATCCTCAGGATTTTGAAACCAGCTGACCTCAAAGTCTTCCAGTTCAAGGTACTGTTTCAGGATCATTCCGAAATCCGGGTCGTCTTCTGCTAATAGGATTTTAGTTTTCATTGGTTGCGATTTTTAAAGAGGCATTTCATAAGGAATTGACAAAGAAAAGGTACTTCCTTTACCCGGTTGGCTGGAAACATTTATTTTACCATGATACTTTGTAATGATTTTATTGACTATATATAATCCGAGGCCAACACCTTTTGTGTTATGAATATTGTTCCCCTGTATCCTGTAGAATTTTTCAAAAATATTCTTTAATTCTTTATTTTCCATGCCCTGACCGTTATCGGATACTTCAATTTCCAGATTTTGTAAAGAATGAGCAATAGTTATGCTGACCCTGGAGGCACCATATTTTACACTGTTTTCAGACAGATTTTTAATGATAGTTTCCATTGAATTTTTGTCAAATGGAAGTTGATTTGAGACTTTATTTTCAAATCTGAAATCAGTTTGAGGATAGGTAAATGCTAGATCCTGCACGAAGAAACTCCAGTCTTCCGGTGTTATTGCAGTAATTTCATCAGAAACCTGATCTTGATGAAGTTGAAGTATCAGGCTTTCGAGCCTTGAGATTTGCCGGTCGATAAGGGGTAGTGTATCCGGGTTCCATTCCTTTTTTAATGTTTTGGAAGCTATTTTTAAGGTGGCAACCGGAGTTTTGAACTCATGGGAAATATTATCTACCACTGTATGAAGAACTTCTACCTGCCTTTGTTGTTTGATCAGATTGTTAATGGTGGAAATATACAACATGAGAACACATGAAAGAAGGAAAATACAGCAGATAATTAATAGGGCAAGCTCTTTAAAAACAATACTTTTAATATTGGTGATTTCAAATTCAATTTGACTTTTAACAAAAAATGTATCCATCCTCTCAATTACTTTTTGATCTGTATCCCTTTTTCTGGATGATGAGGTTTCCCAGCTGCTAGTGTTTGCTATTTTAGGATTTTTGACCTTATCTTTTGTTTCAAAAATAGTAAACGGCCGGTCAATCAGTTTGATGCTGTCCGGGAGGTGGATAATGGAAGTATACTGGATTCTTGTCGAAATCTTGTACCCATCTTTCTGTAGGCGGCTGTCTACATAATTGCTTAGTCTGTTCCTTACTGCCGCTCTGTTTTCTATAAAACTTTGGATGAAATCTTTTTTACTGATTTCTTTATTATAATATCTGACGATGATTTTCTGAAGAGAATCGTCCTTCTTTTCCAGTGTTCGATGACCACGGTCTGCCTTATCGATATAGTTAGTAAGCCCATCGGTAACAGACCGGTAAATATCCCTCTCTTTAACCTGATAGGTTTTATACATAAAATAAACCTGTATTCCCAGCAAGAGTAGGAATAAAGCAGCGAACGTAGGAATGAGATATTTGCTTTTGGGAACCATTAAAACAAAGATAAACCTTTAACTATTTTCAGAAAGTGATTATTTTGATGTTAACTTTTCATTAACCTCGTGAAATATACATTTTTATTAATTTTAAATACTAAAAAAGCGACTTACCATGAAAAAGCAGATTGTTTTTTTTATCCTGATGATAGGAGCTATAATGAATGCCCAGACCCATCGTTTCATCTATGAACTTCAATACAGGCCGGATCCAAATGATACCGGTTATGATAAAGGAGAGCTGGTATTGGATATTAATCCCGAAGAAGTAAAGTTCTACGAAATTGAGTTTTTAGTGAATGATTCTCTTAATCTTGTTCATGGAGATATTTCATCCCAGTACACGAGCTTGTGCGAACAAACCATCATTCGTAAAAGAAATTCCAATAAAAATAAAAACTATTTTCAGATCAGAATGATGCCTTATTATTATGTTTTTGAAACCCAGGATGCTATTCAATGGAAAATAGAGCCCGATACTAAAAAACTGAACAATTATAATTTACAAAAAGCAACCACAACATTTGGTGGAAGAAACTGGACAGCATGGTTTACACCGGATATTAGTATTCAGGAAGGACCGTATAAATTCAGAGGATTGCCCGGATTGATCCTTTATATAGAAGATGATAAGAAAGATTTCATCTATTCTTTTTCCAGAAATATTAACCTTCCTACAACCTATGACACAAAGGGTTTTCTTGAAAAACATTACTCATTGGATCCTATTACTATTGATTTTAAAAAATGGGTAAAGCTGAATCTCGAATTTTATAATGATCCTTATGCAAGAATGAGAACAGAATTTCAACCGGATTGGAATGTGAGAATTGAAGGAAAGCAGATCCGCAATAAAGAAGATTTTGCCGGATTAACGAAGCAGACCCAGAGAAGTATAAAAAAGTACTACAATCCTATAGAACTGGATCGGGCTATTCCTTACCCGTAAAATATCATATATTACTTAAAACCTGAATTTCCTGATTCAGGTTTTTTTTGATTTTAAAGGATAAAAGCATTAACCCATCATTAACCAACTGTTAACCGAAATTCTCCTTTTCAATCTTGAATTTTGTACCGCAGAACAAGACATAAAATGTTCTGTTTTTATTAAAAAATGTAAACATGTATAAAATTCTTCTTTTTCTTTTCTTTCCGATATTTATGCTAGCCCAAAAGCAAAAACTGGAGGGAACGATTGTGAACTCTGAAAATGAACATCTGCCACTTGTCAGTATATCAGTATATAATTCCTCAAACCTGTTGATTAAAGAATTAAAAACTGATAATGATGGAAATTTTATTCTGGAAGGAATCACTGAACAAAATATAAAACTGGTGGTAAAGAATGAAGGCTATTCTTTGTTTGAAAAAAACGTGGATCTTGAAAAATCTGCACCTCTACACATTATTCTTAAAAAAGAATCTCAGGAAATAGAAGGTGTCGTGATGACCAAGCGTAAGCCGCTTGTAAAAAGAAAAATAGACCGACTGGAATTCAATGTGGAAAACAGTAATATTTCATCACTCAATGCCTGGGAGATTCTGAAAAACACGCCTAATGTGACGGTGAATAATAATATTTTGAGTGTGAAAGGAAGTACTGGTATTCTGGTGACCATCAACGATAAAAAAGTGATGCTGACGGGTGACGAGCTCAAAAATCTTCTGGAAAATACTCAGGGAGACGAGGTGAAATCTGTAGAAGTTATCACCAATCCGCCTGCGAAATATGAAGCATCAGGAAGTGCCGTGCTGAATATTGTGATGAAAAAAAATAAAATTGAAGGCTACAGAGGTATTCTTTCATCCAAATACATACAGACTCAATATGCAAAGGGTGTTTTCGGACTTTCCCAATATTATAAAAAAGATAAGCTTTCTATAATGGCAAGCTATTACAAAGGATTAGGAACCTATTATCGTGAAGGAACAGATTACGTAAATTATGAGGAAAGCCGGACAAAATGGATCAGCACAATGAACAGGAAAGATAAGAATATGAGCCAGAATACCTTGAATTTTAATGTGGAATATGAGCTGGACAGTCTCACGAACCTCAGTCTCAATTATTCAGGATTTTTTGCTCCAAAATCGTTCGGAACATATAATGTGCCTACAATAATTTATAATAGCCAGGATGTTGCCGTGTCTGATTATACCACGATTAATGATCACCGGAGCCGTAGCATTAATAATTCTGTTAGCTTTCAGATAGACAGGAAACTGAATAAAAGAAGCAGTTTGTCATGGGTTAATTATTTTACAGGAAATAATGCTAAGAAATATCAGAATGTGATAACCTACCTTAATTTTGCCGGTGAGTCTCCAAGAGAAGATAATTTCCTTACCAATAATAAAGCGGATGTTCAACTGTATTCTACCCAGCTCGACTATCAATGGAAGAATGATAAGCTGGAACTGGAATCCGGAGTGAAGTATAGTTTAGCGAAAACAAACAGTACACTGGATTTCTCTGACAATGAAAATGGAGTGCTGCAATACAGACCCGATAAAAGCAGCATTTTTGATTATAAAGAGCATAATTTTGCTTTGTATTCGTCCCTTTCATATACTCTTGGAAAATGGAATTTTAAAGGAGGGCTTCGTGCAGAAATGACCGATCTTGAAGGAATTGTTTCTGAACCTTATGAACTTAATAAGAATAATTACTGGAAGTTTTTCCCCACTTTCTATGCACAGTATACCACGGAAAGTAAACATGAATTCGGTTTTTCTTATGGAAAAAGAATCAGCAGACCTTCCTATTCGTGGCTGAATCCGGCAAAATCTTACTACAATCTCTTTTCATATTACCAGGGAGATCCAAAGCTGAAGGCTACCATTACTCATAATCTTAATCTTACCTACTCATGGAAAGAATGGAACCTGGATCTTTATTATCGCAAAGAAATTTATCCATCGATGGAAATTTCATATCAGGAGCCCAGCACCAATAGCCTTATCTACTATTTTACCAATATTGAAAAGGGTGAAGCTTTCGGATTGAGTTTATATAAAAGCTTCCAGATAAAGCCGTGGTGGAATTTAATTCTCTCTGAAAACCTTGAACACAATGAAAATTACTTCAAAGGAATTGATGGAATGCTCTACAAAAATAAAGTATGGAACTGGGTTTCTAATATCTCAACAAGCTTTACTCTCGATAAAAGCAATGATTGGAAAATGGAAATAGGACATCGTTATTACTCTCCGGGAATACAGGGCACCTTCAGGATTTCCAGTAACTGGTCTGCCTATTTCGTCATGAACAGAAAGTTTTTTAATAAAAAGCTGGAAGCCAGTTTGGTTGTGAATGACATATTCAGAACGACAGGACAGAAAGTGAGTACCAAATATGCCAATCAGGATAATTATTTCCTGGATTATGGTGATGCACAAGGGTTTACTTTTTCTTTAAAATTTAACTTTGGAAATCAGTCCGTAAAAAATGCCAAAACCATAAAAAAGACAACAGAGCAGGATCGATTGTAGAATAATTTTAATGAAAAAATGATTATCGTAAAATGTTATTGTAAAAGAAATGCCCGCTCCGTGTTACATTTTCGCTATTTTTGATACTTATCTCTAAAAAAGAGCGTTATGAAGAGAATTTTTTCCGGAATGTTGGTGGCGGTTTCATTACTGCAGTTGTCTGCTCAGGAACTGTATATGCCCAGAAATATCAAAAAAGCCTATGAAAAAGGAACCCGTGATATGACAGGAGCACCAGGTAAGAATTACTGGCAGAATAAAGGAGTGTATAATGTAGAAGTAAAAGTAGATGCCGCAACTAAGATTGTTTCAGGAAAAGAAACAATTGTTTATACCAATAACAGTCCGGATAATCTCAATGAACTGGCTATACGATTTGTGAATAATCTTCATAAACCACAGTCTCCAAGATCCGGATTTGTCTCCAATGACTTTTTATCCTCCGGACTTAAAATTAAATCATTTACCGTAAACAATGAAAAATATGACATCAACAGTGATGACTGGGGAACGGTAGAAAAAGTAAAATTAAAATCAGCTTTACAATCCAAATCAAAAGCTGAGGTTAAAATAGAGTGGGAGTATCCGCTTTCCGTACAGAGTGGAAGAGAAGGGCAGATAGATCCTGAAACGTTTTATGTAGCCTACTCATTCCCAAGAATTTCTGTCTATGATGACTATAATGGATGGGATATGCTCCCACATTCAGACAGACAGGAATTTTATAATGATTTTAATGACTATAGTTTTGAAATCTCGGCCCCAAAAAACTATGTAGTTTGGGCAACCGGAGATTTTCTTAACCCTGAAGCAGTACTTCAGCCGGAATATCTGAAAAGATATAAAGCTTCATTAAAAAGCGATCAGGTAATGCACATTGCCACAGAACAGGAAATGAAGTCCGGGAAAGTAACAAAACAAAACAAATGGAATGTATGGAAGTTTAAAGCCAGTCATATTACAGATTTTTGCTTTGCAATGAGTGATCATTATGTCTGGGATGCAGCAAGCGTTCAATTGAAAACAAAAAGAGCCAGCGTTCAGTCCGGATATAAAGCAGGGGCAAAAGATTTTGAACAATATGTAGGCTGGATGCGCTACAATCTTGATTGGTTTTCCAAAAACTGGCCGGGAGTAGAATATCCTTATAACGTAATGACAGCGATCCAGGGATATGCAGATATGGAATATCCAATGATGATCAATGATAGTAGTATTCCGGATGATCTTAAAGATGCCAGGCTTACTGCAGACCATGAAATTGCCCACACCTATTTCCCTTTCTACATGGGCATCAACGAAACAAGATATGCCTTCATGGATGAAGGATGGGCAACA is part of the Chryseobacterium lactis genome and encodes:
- a CDS encoding GLPGLI family protein encodes the protein MKKQIVFFILMIGAIMNAQTHRFIYELQYRPDPNDTGYDKGELVLDINPEEVKFYEIEFLVNDSLNLVHGDISSQYTSLCEQTIIRKRNSNKNKNYFQIRMMPYYYVFETQDAIQWKIEPDTKKLNNYNLQKATTTFGGRNWTAWFTPDISIQEGPYKFRGLPGLILYIEDDKKDFIYSFSRNINLPTTYDTKGFLEKHYSLDPITIDFKKWVKLNLEFYNDPYARMRTEFQPDWNVRIEGKQIRNKEDFAGLTKQTQRSIKKYYNPIELDRAIPYP
- a CDS encoding sensor histidine kinase — protein: MVPKSKYLIPTFAALFLLLLGIQVYFMYKTYQVKERDIYRSVTDGLTNYIDKADRGHRTLEKKDDSLQKIIVRYYNKEISKKDFIQSFIENRAAVRNRLSNYVDSRLQKDGYKISTRIQYTSIIHLPDSIKLIDRPFTIFETKDKVKNPKIANTSSWETSSSRKRDTDQKVIERMDTFFVKSQIEFEITNIKSIVFKELALLIICCIFLLSCVLMLYISTINNLIKQQRQVEVLHTVVDNISHEFKTPVATLKIASKTLKKEWNPDTLPLIDRQISRLESLILQLHQDQVSDEITAITPEDWSFFVQDLAFTYPQTDFRFENKVSNQLPFDKNSMETIIKNLSENSVKYGASRVSITIAHSLQNLEIEVSDNGQGMENKELKNIFEKFYRIQGNNIHNTKGVGLGLYIVNKIITKYHGKINVSSQPGKGSTFSLSIPYEMPL
- a CDS encoding response regulator transcription factor — protein: MKTKILLAEDDPDFGMILKQYLELEDFEVSWFQNPEDISQLLLTDFPFQMGILDVMMPNIDGFSLAKMILKEKSNFPLLFLTAKNQKIDRLTGLKIGADDYIAKPCDPEELVLRIKNILKRTVPAATESIIKIGQYSLDKKKLLLTHPLGNVRLTIKEQELIIYFLQHNHSAITRDNILDNLWETNDYFTGRSLDVFISRLRKYFSNDPEIKIQSLRGIGFEIDFPTQ
- a CDS encoding outer membrane beta-barrel family protein, with protein sequence MYKILLFLFFPIFMLAQKQKLEGTIVNSENEHLPLVSISVYNSSNLLIKELKTDNDGNFILEGITEQNIKLVVKNEGYSLFEKNVDLEKSAPLHIILKKESQEIEGVVMTKRKPLVKRKIDRLEFNVENSNISSLNAWEILKNTPNVTVNNNILSVKGSTGILVTINDKKVMLTGDELKNLLENTQGDEVKSVEVITNPPAKYEASGSAVLNIVMKKNKIEGYRGILSSKYIQTQYAKGVFGLSQYYKKDKLSIMASYYKGLGTYYREGTDYVNYEESRTKWISTMNRKDKNMSQNTLNFNVEYELDSLTNLSLNYSGFFAPKSFGTYNVPTIIYNSQDVAVSDYTTINDHRSRSINNSVSFQIDRKLNKRSSLSWVNYFTGNNAKKYQNVITYLNFAGESPREDNFLTNNKADVQLYSTQLDYQWKNDKLELESGVKYSLAKTNSTLDFSDNENGVLQYRPDKSSIFDYKEHNFALYSSLSYTLGKWNFKGGLRAEMTDLEGIVSEPYELNKNNYWKFFPTFYAQYTTESKHEFGFSYGKRISRPSYSWLNPAKSYYNLFSYYQGDPKLKATITHNLNLTYSWKEWNLDLYYRKEIYPSMEISYQEPSTNSLIYYFTNIEKGEAFGLSLYKSFQIKPWWNLILSENLEHNENYFKGIDGMLYKNKVWNWVSNISTSFTLDKSNDWKMEIGHRYYSPGIQGTFRISSNWSAYFVMNRKFFNKKLEASLVVNDIFRTTGQKVSTKYANQDNYFLDYGDAQGFTFSLKFNFGNQSVKNAKTIKKTTEQDRL
- a CDS encoding M1 family metallopeptidase; its protein translation is MKRIFSGMLVAVSLLQLSAQELYMPRNIKKAYEKGTRDMTGAPGKNYWQNKGVYNVEVKVDAATKIVSGKETIVYTNNSPDNLNELAIRFVNNLHKPQSPRSGFVSNDFLSSGLKIKSFTVNNEKYDINSDDWGTVEKVKLKSALQSKSKAEVKIEWEYPLSVQSGREGQIDPETFYVAYSFPRISVYDDYNGWDMLPHSDRQEFYNDFNDYSFEISAPKNYVVWATGDFLNPEAVLQPEYLKRYKASLKSDQVMHIATEQEMKSGKVTKQNKWNVWKFKASHITDFCFAMSDHYVWDAASVQLKTKRASVQSGYKAGAKDFEQYVGWMRYNLDWFSKNWPGVEYPYNVMTAIQGYADMEYPMMINDSSIPDDLKDARLTADHEIAHTYFPFYMGINETRYAFMDEGWATTLEYLIGIDENGEVAAKDFYKNFRVKRWINDPSTEQDQPVITMSTQVSGSGYGNNSYVKASLSYLALKDYLGDELFKKALHHYMDNWNGKHPVPWDYFNSMNAGSGKNLNWFFQNWFYTNNYIDLKVAGASQMNDLLTVNVTNVGGFAIPFDTILSYEDGTTEKLHFSPSVWEKDQKMTDLVIPIKKKVKSVQVDGDIFMDYTPGDNSKTL